A region of Deinococcus rubellus DNA encodes the following proteins:
- a CDS encoding glycoside hydrolase family 5 protein: protein MRWLLTAALLASLSTSQAQTLQLGRGVNLEGWLDQTQFQPLDEAKLGQLKMIRAAGFDFVRLMVNPNTLIAAVNSAAEPFASLTRVLKAAQQNKLKVLLTLFDEAPTKDAVIAGGKARDTYLALLEKLGGVLAASDPRMVGLEPIDQPGACDLAPAAWTQLESQLVAAVRRSAPRLTLAVTGPCYSDYYGLTTLRPLADANLIYSFQYVEPLMFTQQGNPTNSAWSYFAGVPYPLDKSRLPALLSTILKATPAASRALVKKEFEARTVGSFDQAALAGQINLVSGWAQRSGVKVLLSSFAVHRSAPPADRLRWLHDVRMAAEAQKMGWAVWSWESPYGYGVTEQGKLLPEMKKALGLP, encoded by the coding sequence GTGAGGTGGCTGCTGACTGCGGCGCTGTTGGCTTCTCTCTCCACGTCGCAGGCCCAGACTTTGCAACTGGGGCGCGGCGTCAATCTGGAAGGTTGGCTGGATCAGACCCAGTTTCAGCCACTGGATGAGGCCAAGCTCGGTCAACTCAAAATGATCAGGGCCGCCGGATTCGACTTCGTGCGGCTGATGGTCAACCCCAACACCCTGATTGCCGCCGTAAACAGCGCCGCTGAACCGTTCGCCTCGCTGACGCGGGTGCTTAAAGCGGCCCAGCAGAACAAGCTCAAGGTGCTGCTGACCCTGTTTGACGAGGCACCGACCAAGGACGCCGTGATCGCGGGCGGCAAGGCCAGAGACACCTACCTGGCGCTGCTGGAAAAGCTGGGCGGGGTGCTTGCCGCTTCCGATCCGCGCATGGTGGGGCTGGAACCGATAGACCAGCCCGGAGCCTGCGATCTCGCGCCCGCCGCCTGGACGCAACTCGAAAGTCAACTCGTCGCCGCCGTTCGCCGCAGCGCGCCCAGGCTTACCCTGGCCGTGACTGGCCCGTGCTACTCCGATTACTACGGCCTGACCACCCTGAGGCCACTGGCCGATGCCAATCTGATCTACAGCTTTCAGTATGTGGAGCCGCTAATGTTTACTCAGCAAGGCAACCCGACCAATAGCGCGTGGAGCTACTTTGCGGGCGTGCCGTATCCGCTTGATAAAAGCAGATTGCCCGCGCTGCTGAGCACAATTTTGAAGGCCACGCCCGCCGCGTCCAGGGCGCTGGTCAAGAAGGAATTTGAAGCGCGTACTGTCGGTAGTTTCGATCAGGCGGCCCTCGCGGGCCAGATCAATCTGGTGTCCGGCTGGGCGCAGCGCAGCGGCGTAAAGGTGCTGCTGAGTTCGTTCGCCGTGCACCGGAGCGCTCCCCCTGCGGACCGTCTGCGCTGGCTGCATGACGTGCGGATGGCGGCTGAGGCGCAGAAAATGGGCTGGGCGGTGTGGAGCTGGGAGAGTCCCTACGGGTACGGGGTGACCGAGCAGGGCAAGCTGCTACCTGAGATGAAGAAGGCGCTGGGGCTGCCCTAA
- a CDS encoding RICIN domain-containing protein yields the protein MNKTLLLSAASVLTALSLSAASSASAQYYRLQLKVNGQYLDADHCTATLSLNPGSTYADGACQLWKFIPNGDGYYRIQLKSNGQYLDADHCASPVTLNPGSTYADGACELWRLVPAGGGWNRLQLKINGQFLDADHCSTSMGLNPGSTYADGACQLWKLVPASVRFD from the coding sequence ATGAACAAGACCCTGCTCCTCAGCGCCGCCAGCGTCCTGACCGCCCTCTCTCTGAGCGCCGCCTCGTCCGCTTCGGCGCAGTATTACCGCCTTCAGCTCAAGGTGAACGGCCAGTACCTCGATGCTGACCACTGCACCGCCACCCTCAGCCTCAACCCCGGCTCCACCTACGCCGATGGCGCGTGTCAGCTGTGGAAGTTCATCCCCAACGGAGACGGCTACTACCGCATTCAGCTCAAGAGCAACGGCCAGTATCTGGACGCCGACCACTGCGCCAGCCCGGTGACGCTCAACCCTGGCTCCACCTACGCCGACGGCGCGTGCGAACTCTGGAGACTCGTTCCGGCGGGCGGCGGCTGGAACCGGCTGCAACTCAAGATCAACGGCCAGTTCCTGGACGCCGACCACTGCTCCACCAGCATGGGCCTCAACCCCGGCTCGACCTACGCCGACGGTGCCTGCCAGCTGTGGAAGCTGGTGCCCGCTTCCGTGCGCTTTGACTGA
- a CDS encoding glycoside hydrolase family 18 protein, which produces MPHPAPLSVVALSLVLTLGACGGSASSPSTPSSTTPTDTTNPVSGAWVMGYAVGYERDLLPPSELNWASLTHLAVGRATPNADGSLNTTFDIDAVGGPAWAKSMVQQAHAHNVKALLMLGGAGEHAGFVGAASAGKRQVFVQNILTLVQDYGFDGVDLDWEPVASADDAPLKALAVSLKAAKPDLLLTVPVNFVNSNFPADEARPSYADLAQTVDRLNIMSYGMAGVYEGWKSWHSSALMGESDSTPSSVDSSVKAYLAAGVPASKLGLGIGFYGLCYQGVLGPNQNAAGMKIAADDGQMSYTTLMSGYFTPAARKWDAAAKVPYLSSATPLGTDKCTFVSYEDAQSIAEKGRYAREKGLGGTIIWTLGQAHFGNKPAGQRDPLLDAVKAAFRP; this is translated from the coding sequence ATGCCGCACCCCGCCCCCTTATCCGTTGTGGCCCTCTCGCTCGTTCTCACACTGGGCGCTTGCGGCGGGTCTGCCAGCTCCCCCTCCACTCCTTCTTCCACGACCCCGACTGACACCACCAACCCCGTTTCGGGCGCTTGGGTGATGGGCTACGCGGTGGGCTACGAGCGCGATCTGCTGCCGCCCAGCGAACTGAACTGGGCCTCGCTGACCCACCTCGCCGTGGGCCGCGCCACACCCAACGCCGACGGCAGCCTCAACACGACCTTTGACATCGACGCGGTGGGCGGCCCGGCCTGGGCCAAAAGCATGGTGCAGCAGGCCCATGCCCATAACGTCAAGGCCCTATTGATGCTCGGCGGCGCGGGCGAGCACGCCGGATTCGTGGGTGCGGCGTCGGCGGGCAAGCGGCAAGTGTTCGTCCAGAACATCCTGACTCTGGTGCAGGACTACGGCTTTGACGGCGTGGACCTCGACTGGGAGCCGGTGGCGAGCGCCGACGACGCCCCATTGAAGGCGCTGGCCGTGAGTCTGAAGGCAGCCAAACCAGACCTGCTGCTGACCGTACCGGTCAATTTCGTCAATTCAAATTTTCCCGCCGACGAGGCGCGGCCCAGTTACGCCGACCTGGCCCAGACCGTTGACCGGCTCAACATCATGAGCTACGGCATGGCAGGCGTGTACGAGGGTTGGAAGTCGTGGCACTCCTCGGCGCTGATGGGCGAGAGTGACAGCACGCCCAGCAGCGTGGACAGCAGCGTGAAGGCGTACCTGGCGGCGGGTGTTCCGGCCAGCAAGTTGGGCCTGGGTATCGGCTTTTACGGGCTGTGTTACCAGGGCGTCCTCGGGCCGAACCAGAATGCGGCGGGCATGAAAATCGCTGCCGACGACGGCCAGATGAGTTACACCACCCTGATGAGTGGCTATTTCACGCCCGCCGCCAGGAAGTGGGACGCCGCCGCCAAGGTGCCGTACCTGAGTTCAGCCACGCCGCTGGGCACAGACAAGTGCACCTTCGTCAGCTACGAGGACGCACAGTCCATCGCCGAGAAGGGCCGCTACGCCCGCGAGAAGGGACTCGGCGGCACCATCATCTGGACGCTGGGCCAGGCCCACTTCGGCAACAAACCCGCCGGTCAGCGCGATCCGCTGCTGGACGCGGTGAAGGCAGCCTTCCGGCCCTAG
- a CDS encoding phosphatase domain-containing protein, protein MNRAAALLFLTLSLALAAPAHDPVHDLSVDGWASQRATHLSLQVDAYDASRHAGLPLLQNIARLLPQGSAGVTVTCQAGEQSITVQTDQSGHARCDLAATGTVRVSLASGESLMPDIPSLPDAPVTIISDLDDTVLITGGPQGRALATFLNATVSNRAAFADIAPLYRDFAARGLSIVYLSNSPLGLSDFLRTVLPARGLPNGPLLLRPLDWKSLTASKSFKTQSLNELAADLPGQFLLIGDTDQKDPEVYAAFARSHPGRVVGIAIRDVSGAGRRAEVGGLLANIGVRVVLSPEASAFASLVR, encoded by the coding sequence ATGAACCGCGCCGCCGCCCTGCTTTTTCTGACGCTTTCTCTGGCCCTCGCTGCACCTGCCCACGACCCCGTCCACGATCTCTCGGTGGACGGCTGGGCCTCGCAGCGGGCCACCCACCTCAGCCTTCAGGTGGACGCCTACGACGCCTCACGCCACGCCGGGCTCCCGCTGCTGCAAAATATCGCTCGCTTACTGCCGCAGGGATCAGCAGGCGTGACGGTGACGTGTCAGGCTGGCGAGCAGAGCATCACCGTGCAGACCGATCAAAGCGGTCACGCCCGCTGCGATCTGGCCGCGACAGGAACAGTCAGGGTCAGCCTGGCGAGCGGCGAGTCGCTGATGCCCGACATTCCCAGCCTGCCCGACGCTCCCGTGACCATCATCAGCGACCTCGACGACACCGTGCTGATCACGGGGGGGCCGCAGGGCCGCGCCCTCGCCACTTTCCTGAACGCCACCGTCAGCAACCGGGCCGCTTTTGCCGATATCGCGCCGCTGTACCGCGACTTCGCAGCGCGGGGTTTATCTATCGTCTACCTCTCCAACAGCCCGCTGGGACTGAGCGACTTTCTGCGCACGGTGCTGCCTGCGCGGGGCCTGCCGAACGGCCCGCTGCTGCTGCGCCCATTGGACTGGAAGTCGCTGACCGCCTCAAAGAGCTTCAAGACCCAATCGCTGAACGAACTCGCCGCCGATTTGCCGGGCCAATTTCTGCTCATCGGCGACACCGACCAGAAAGACCCGGAAGTCTACGCGGCCTTCGCCAGATCGCATCCTGGCAGAGTGGTGGGCATCGCCATCCGCGACGTGTCGGGGGCGGGGCGGCGGGCCGAGGTCGGGGGTTTGCTGGCGAATATCGGTGTTCGGGTGGTCCTCAGCCCGGAGGCGTCGGCCTTCGCCTCACTCGTCCGCTGA
- a CDS encoding DinB family protein, translated as MTTPTPEAWARALRIDPQPAYSPHIGVLVEMLTYARLTTLQAVEGMDRAELNTTYPDFPHSVALQLAHRTAAERAYQYISFQGTDPFAEDVPDYAPYLGAMTYGEHGPVLPRQSLEKLLRELEEVRRGTLAELARRDDAWLAERLTLPGFTDMNHHWIWFHVMEEELSDRGQIRLLRQAVLRAQAREEAQPDSADE; from the coding sequence ATGACGACTCCCACTCCCGAAGCCTGGGCGCGGGCGCTGCGCATTGATCCGCAGCCTGCTTACTCGCCGCACATCGGCGTGCTGGTGGAGATGCTCACCTACGCACGCCTCACCACCCTGCAAGCTGTGGAGGGCATGGACCGGGCCGAGCTGAACACCACCTACCCGGACTTTCCGCATTCCGTTGCCCTGCAACTCGCGCACCGGACCGCCGCCGAGCGGGCGTATCAGTACATTTCCTTTCAGGGCACTGACCCGTTTGCCGAGGACGTACCGGACTACGCCCCTTACCTGGGAGCCATGACCTACGGCGAACATGGCCCGGTGCTGCCCCGTCAATCGCTGGAGAAGTTGCTGCGCGAGCTGGAGGAGGTGAGGCGCGGCACACTCGCCGAACTCGCCAGAAGAGATGACGCCTGGCTCGCCGAGCGCCTGACGCTGCCGGGCTTTACCGACATGAACCACCACTGGATCTGGTTTCACGTCATGGAAGAGGAGCTGAGTGACCGGGGCCAGATCCGGCTGCTGCGTCAGGCCGTCCTGCGGGCGCAGGCCAGGGAGGAAGCCCAGCCAGACTCAGCGGACGAGTGA
- the ubiE gene encoding bifunctional demethylmenaquinone methyltransferase/2-methoxy-6-polyprenyl-1,4-benzoquinol methylase UbiE, with product MTPDSPLSSQHPHAEIPRVGDKQDKAEGVQRMFADIAPRYDLLNRVLSFGIDKSWRRAAASEALLLGPARLLDVATGTGDFAIELKRRSPETHITASDFVPQMLDIGRKKAQARQLDIMFEEGDALKLPYPDASFEALTCAFGFRNFADYGRGLAEFWRVLTPGGRLVILEFPPPAGGLFGSVFRFYFRHILPRIGALVSGNAGAYTYLPESVLAFPDPARLARLMQATGFRTRYRLLSGGIAAIHVGTKLGSAGWETL from the coding sequence ATGACGCCCGACTCCCCACTTTCTTCCCAGCACCCCCACGCTGAGATACCCCGCGTGGGTGACAAGCAGGACAAGGCCGAAGGGGTGCAGCGGATGTTCGCCGACATCGCGCCGCGCTACGACCTGCTCAACCGGGTGCTGAGTTTCGGCATTGATAAGAGCTGGCGGCGGGCGGCGGCCAGCGAGGCGTTGCTGCTCGGTCCGGCCCGGTTGCTCGATGTGGCCACCGGCACCGGCGACTTCGCCATCGAACTCAAGCGCCGATCTCCAGAGACCCACATCACCGCCTCGGATTTCGTGCCGCAGATGTTGGACATCGGGCGGAAAAAGGCCCAGGCCCGGCAACTGGACATCATGTTCGAGGAAGGGGACGCCCTCAAGCTGCCCTACCCTGACGCCAGCTTCGAGGCACTCACCTGCGCCTTCGGCTTTCGCAACTTCGCCGATTACGGGCGCGGCCTGGCGGAATTCTGGCGGGTGCTGACGCCCGGCGGACGGCTGGTCATCCTGGAATTTCCGCCGCCTGCCGGGGGCCTCTTCGGCAGCGTTTTCCGGTTTTATTTCAGGCATATCCTGCCGCGCATCGGCGCGCTGGTGAGCGGCAATGCCGGGGCCTACACCTACCTGCCCGAGAGCGTGCTGGCCTTTCCCGACCCGGCGCGGCTGGCCCGGCTGATGCAGGCCACTGGCTTTCGCACCCGCTACCGGTTGCTCAGTGGGGGCATTGCGGCGATTCACGTGGGGACCAAGCTGGGGTCGGCGGGCTGGGAAACACTTTAA
- a CDS encoding tetratricopeptide repeat protein, whose product MNVEQQAYAALDQAEYGQAEALFDTLPEDSRAFGLGYVYAFTGRFEEARAIYTALRTKNVGLPLEHVCLHQLGMVERMAGEWNAALECFQEEAELIATLGDSPLPVSANAYELGTVWQALGEAQKAREYFEQAVQAQQASGDLVALGCGERGLGDWYAAQDERSKATAHWQAALEAFSEAGDAKAVQDVKEQLAPSR is encoded by the coding sequence ATGAACGTCGAGCAGCAAGCCTACGCCGCCCTCGATCAAGCAGAGTACGGACAGGCTGAGGCGCTGTTTGACACGCTGCCCGAAGATAGCAGGGCCTTTGGACTGGGGTACGTGTACGCCTTCACCGGGCGTTTCGAGGAAGCCCGCGCCATCTACACCGCGTTGAGGACAAAGAATGTCGGACTTCCGCTGGAACACGTCTGCCTGCATCAGCTCGGTATGGTGGAACGAATGGCAGGCGAGTGGAACGCGGCGCTCGAATGCTTTCAGGAGGAAGCTGAGTTGATCGCCACTCTGGGCGACTCACCGCTACCCGTCTCCGCCAACGCCTACGAACTCGGCACGGTCTGGCAGGCGCTGGGAGAAGCGCAGAAGGCTAGGGAATATTTCGAGCAGGCCGTTCAGGCGCAGCAGGCGTCTGGTGATCTGGTGGCTCTGGGCTGCGGCGAGCGCGGGCTGGGCGACTGGTACGCCGCGCAAGATGAACGTAGCAAGGCCACGGCCCACTGGCAAGCCGCTCTGGAAGCGTTCAGTGAAGCGGGCGATGCAAAAGCCGTGCAAGACGTCAAGGAGCAGCTCGCACCCAGTCGTTAG
- a CDS encoding response regulator gives MSTDPPLNHPIRVLIADDHRLFREGLKVLLSVTDHLEVVGEAENGQAALELATQLGPDVIIMDIQMPLLSGLEATKRILALHPDVGILVVSMFEDDDNVFAAMQAGARGYLLKGAAPEELLRGIEAVAQGEALFAPSIARRLMSYFSRPTKLPPTVLPELTEREREILSLIAQGDTNPRIARHLELAEKTVRNHITSIFSKLQVGSRAEAVLRAKEAGL, from the coding sequence ATGTCCACTGATCCGCCTCTGAATCATCCCATCCGCGTCCTGATCGCCGACGACCACCGCCTGTTCCGCGAGGGGCTGAAAGTGCTGCTCAGCGTGACCGACCATCTGGAGGTCGTGGGCGAGGCCGAGAATGGACAGGCCGCGCTTGAGCTGGCCACCCAGCTTGGGCCGGACGTGATCATCATGGATATTCAGATGCCGCTGCTCAGCGGGCTGGAAGCCACCAAGCGGATTCTGGCCCTGCATCCTGACGTGGGCATTCTGGTGGTCAGCATGTTCGAGGACGACGACAACGTGTTCGCAGCCATGCAGGCGGGCGCACGCGGCTACCTGCTGAAAGGTGCGGCCCCTGAGGAGTTGCTGCGCGGCATCGAGGCGGTGGCGCAGGGCGAGGCGCTGTTTGCGCCCAGCATTGCCAGGCGGCTGATGAGCTACTTCAGCCGCCCCACCAAACTCCCGCCCACCGTGCTGCCGGAACTCACCGAGCGCGAGCGCGAAATCCTCTCGCTGATCGCGCAGGGTGACACCAACCCGAGAATTGCCCGTCACCTGGAGCTGGCCGAGAAGACGGTGCGAAACCACATCACCAGCATCTTTTCCAAGCTGCAAGTCGGCAGCCGCGCCGAAGCGGTGCTGAGGGCCAAAGAGGCGGGCTTGTGA
- the recA gene encoding recombinase RecA, with protein MSKDNPKETTAAPNNNVERTKAIDTAMSQIEKQFGKGSIVRLGANTKLDVQVISTGSLSLDLALGVGGIPRGRVTEIYGPESGGKTTLALAIIAQAQKAGGTAAFIDAEHALDPVYARALGVNTDELLVSQPDNGEQALEIMELLVRSGAIDVVVVDSVAALTPRAEIEGDMGDSLPGLQARLMSQALRKLTAILSKTGTAAIFINQVREKIGVMYGNPETTTGGRALKFYASVRLDVRKIGQPTKIGNDAVANTVKIKTVKNKVAAPFKEVELALVFGKGFDQLSDLVGLAADMDIVKKAGSFYSYNEERIGQGKEKAIAYIAERPDLEQEIRERVTAAIKAGNVKDAVKPAAPEAELVAAE; from the coding sequence ATGAGCAAAGACAATCCCAAAGAAACCACCGCCGCCCCCAACAACAACGTGGAGCGCACCAAAGCCATCGACACGGCCATGAGCCAGATCGAGAAGCAGTTCGGCAAGGGCAGCATCGTCCGGCTGGGAGCCAATACCAAGCTCGACGTGCAGGTCATCAGCACCGGCAGTCTCAGCCTCGATCTGGCGCTGGGCGTCGGCGGCATCCCGCGCGGGCGCGTCACCGAGATTTACGGCCCCGAGTCGGGCGGCAAGACCACGCTGGCGCTGGCCATCATCGCCCAGGCCCAGAAAGCGGGCGGCACGGCGGCCTTCATCGACGCCGAGCACGCGCTCGACCCGGTGTACGCCCGCGCCCTGGGCGTCAACACCGACGAGTTGCTGGTGTCGCAGCCCGACAACGGTGAGCAGGCGCTGGAGATCATGGAACTGCTGGTGCGTTCGGGCGCAATCGACGTGGTCGTCGTGGACTCGGTGGCCGCACTCACCCCCCGTGCCGAGATCGAGGGAGACATGGGCGACTCGCTGCCCGGTCTGCAGGCCCGCCTGATGTCGCAGGCGCTGCGCAAGCTGACGGCCATTCTGTCCAAGACCGGCACCGCCGCCATCTTCATCAACCAGGTGCGCGAGAAGATCGGCGTGATGTACGGCAACCCCGAGACCACCACCGGGGGCCGGGCGCTGAAGTTCTACGCCTCGGTCCGGCTCGACGTGCGCAAGATCGGTCAGCCCACCAAGATCGGCAACGACGCAGTGGCGAACACCGTCAAGATCAAGACGGTGAAGAACAAGGTGGCCGCGCCGTTCAAGGAAGTCGAACTGGCACTGGTCTTCGGCAAGGGATTTGACCAGCTCAGCGATCTGGTGGGCCTGGCCGCCGACATGGACATCGTGAAAAAGGCGGGCAGCTTTTACAGCTACAACGAGGAGCGCATCGGCCAGGGCAAGGAAAAGGCGATTGCCTACATCGCCGAGCGCCCCGATCTGGAACAGGAGATCCGCGAGCGCGTCACCGCCGCCATCAAGGCCGGGAACGTCAAGGACGCAGTGAAGCCCGCCGCGCCTGAAGCGGAACTGGTGGCCGCCGAGTAA
- a CDS encoding sensor histidine kinase, with protein MQVRPPLVSTPGSARRLLWALETWVWPALLLVGSAALISGALHPRWLDLVWQVRDLTDTQWPAAFTRLRLWLDGAQTGLAALSAALLLTVGGRQRYPALLGVLGVGLASSQLWPVPAGGLLSFWLLLGAAWLWGLSDLRRLERPQRVSRVVLWGYGSVLLTLLVWTFGVVPLELSGAALDRVPPGLLWNELIRPGVRDLGLAALLLCAVLAYAEQSPGAVRGGLLRGLVFGGLSLGTALLFSVVVGGFSALLHTSGTLWPSLVAAGLVAALIEPARSALSRSLRRLLYGERDDPSGVMQGLARQLESSGGAAPLRTGLENALAGVAAALRLPFVALRFADGEVLSCGQLPAQPPEILPLTAQGEFIGTLEVARRTQREAFSKAEWALLEGVARQLAVSAHAWHLAEQLQASQDHLIRAGEEERRRLRRDLHDGLGPSLAGLGLKLEAARLLLTRSPERAAEQLSALREEVQESVSEVRRLVHDLRPPKLDDLGLVGALEELLVGVRQTGLDASLELKPLPPLGAALEVAVYRIAQEALTNVMKHARASQVSLSLSAADGLLTLECRDDGVGLPDVREPGVGSRSMRERAGALSGTLELAAAPAGGTLVRARLPLAAVRPGV; from the coding sequence ATGCAGGTTCGCCCGCCCCTCGTGTCCACGCCCGGCAGCGCCCGGCGGCTTTTGTGGGCGCTCGAGACGTGGGTCTGGCCCGCCCTGCTGCTCGTCGGCAGCGCTGCCCTGATTTCCGGCGCGCTGCACCCGCGCTGGCTGGACCTGGTCTGGCAGGTGCGCGACCTCACCGACACCCAGTGGCCCGCTGCCTTTACCCGGTTGCGGCTGTGGCTGGACGGTGCCCAGACCGGGCTGGCTGCCCTCAGCGCCGCGTTGCTGCTGACGGTGGGGGGGCGGCAGCGCTACCCGGCGCTGCTGGGCGTGCTGGGGGTGGGGCTGGCGTCCAGTCAGTTGTGGCCCGTTCCGGCAGGCGGACTGCTCAGTTTCTGGCTGCTGCTCGGTGCGGCCTGGCTGTGGGGACTGTCGGACTTGAGGCGGCTGGAGCGCCCCCAGCGGGTATCCCGCGTGGTGCTGTGGGGCTACGGCAGCGTGCTATTGACGCTGCTGGTCTGGACTTTCGGGGTTGTGCCGCTGGAATTGTCGGGGGCAGCCCTGGACCGCGTGCCACCGGGCCTACTTTGGAATGAACTGATCCGGCCCGGCGTGCGCGATCTGGGCCTCGCGGCGCTGCTGCTGTGTGCGGTGCTGGCCTACGCCGAGCAGTCGCCGGGCGCGGTGCGCGGCGGCCTTCTGCGCGGACTGGTCTTCGGCGGCCTGAGCCTCGGTACCGCCCTGCTGTTCAGTGTGGTCGTCGGCGGCTTCAGTGCCCTGCTGCATACCTCGGGCACGCTCTGGCCGTCTCTGGTGGCGGCGGGGCTGGTCGCGGCCCTGATTGAACCGGCCCGCAGCGCCCTGAGCCGCAGCCTGCGCCGGTTGCTCTACGGCGAGCGCGACGACCCTTCAGGCGTGATGCAGGGACTGGCCCGGCAGCTGGAAAGCTCCGGCGGGGCCGCGCCACTCAGGACAGGTCTGGAAAATGCCCTGGCGGGTGTGGCCGCCGCGCTGAGGTTGCCGTTTGTGGCGCTGCGCTTCGCAGACGGGGAAGTGTTGAGCTGCGGTCAGCTTCCCGCGCAGCCGCCTGAAATCCTGCCGCTGACCGCTCAGGGCGAATTCATCGGCACGCTGGAGGTGGCCCGCCGCACCCAGCGCGAGGCGTTCAGCAAGGCCGAGTGGGCGCTGCTGGAAGGGGTGGCGCGCCAACTCGCCGTCTCCGCCCACGCCTGGCACCTGGCCGAGCAGCTTCAGGCCTCGCAGGACCACCTGATCCGGGCTGGTGAGGAGGAGCGCCGCCGCCTCAGGCGTGACCTTCACGACGGTCTGGGGCCATCATTGGCGGGGCTGGGCCTCAAGCTGGAGGCCGCCCGGCTGCTGCTGACCCGCTCGCCCGAGCGGGCCGCCGAGCAGCTCTCGGCCCTGCGGGAAGAGGTGCAGGAGAGTGTCAGCGAGGTGCGCCGGTTGGTCCACGATCTGCGCCCGCCCAAGCTCGATGATCTGGGTCTGGTCGGCGCGCTGGAAGAGTTGCTGGTCGGAGTGCGGCAGACCGGGCTGGACGCGTCCCTGGAACTAAAGCCGTTGCCGCCGCTGGGTGCGGCGCTGGAAGTCGCCGTCTACCGCATCGCCCAGGAAGCCCTGACCAACGTGATGAAGCACGCGCGGGCCAGCCAGGTCAGCCTTTCCCTGAGTGCGGCGGATGGCCTGCTGACGCTGGAGTGCCGTGACGACGGCGTGGGCCTGCCTGACGTACGCGAACCCGGCGTCGGCTCGCGCTCGATGCGTGAGCGGGCCGGGGCGCTGTCTGGTACGCTGGAGCTGGCGGCGGCCCCGGCGGGCGGTACATTGGTGCGTGCCCGCCTGCCGCTTGCCGCCGTGCGCCCTGGTGTTTAA
- a CDS encoding DinB family protein, with the protein MTRRMQEEDFRIEPQPPYTPHIGALVQMMAYARFTTLQAVDGLSMDELDAVPTNFTNSIGMLLAHIAATDRMYQYLSFEGVDPMHENVAEYAEYAPYIGAMTFGKKGEKVRGRTLDELLTDLDAVRTKTLTELAGRGDTWLASRLSAPDFDYPNHHWAWFHVMEDEVSHRGQIRLIRKALKQ; encoded by the coding sequence ATGACCCGCCGGATGCAGGAAGAGGACTTCCGTATAGAACCCCAGCCGCCCTACACGCCCCACATCGGCGCACTGGTGCAGATGATGGCGTATGCCCGCTTCACGACGTTGCAAGCGGTGGACGGTCTGAGTATGGACGAGCTGGACGCCGTGCCCACCAACTTCACCAATTCCATCGGCATGCTGCTGGCCCACATCGCCGCCACCGACCGGATGTACCAGTACCTGAGTTTTGAGGGCGTTGATCCGATGCACGAGAACGTCGCCGAATATGCTGAGTACGCGCCCTACATCGGGGCTATGACCTTTGGCAAGAAAGGCGAGAAGGTGCGGGGCCGCACGCTAGACGAGCTGTTGACCGATCTGGACGCAGTTCGCACGAAAACCCTGACCGAACTCGCTGGGCGAGGCGATACCTGGCTGGCCTCACGCCTGAGTGCGCCTGATTTCGATTATCCGAATCACCACTGGGCCTGGTTTCATGTCATGGAAGACGAGGTCAGCCACCGGGGCCAGATCCGGCTGATCCGCAAGGCGCTGAAGCAATGA